Genomic window (Aquimarina sp. BL5):
CTTTTTCTACATTACCTAAAGGGCTTGGAGTAAATAATTTATTACGCAATAAAGGTGTTCTTATTTTGGATTTATTAGTACTATGCAGGATTGTATCCGTAACTATTCTTGAACAATTACTTCCCTCTTTTCTAAAAGTAGAATATGGAATACTCCCTTTATTTTGAGTCTCTAAAACATACGCCTTTGCTTTGTCATAGTCTATATAATCACAAACTGATGCAACTAAACGACCACTTCCATGAGTCTTCTCGGGATGTGCCTCTAACCATAAAAGAAATTCTTCAACATTAGCCAATTTACCATCAGCTGCAAAAGTAGCTTCAAAAGGTATCTCCAATTCTACGTCGGTTACTGCACTTCTAACCCTTCCTTTACCGGGGGGAGTTATATACCTTCCAAAATCGTAATATTCTGCAAGACCTGTTCTATTCTCTATGAGAACAAAAGCCGCGTGACCAGCTTTAATAATTCCGTTTTTCCCTAAACCAAAAAACTGCAGTAAACCAGTAGATTTTTTTTCTTCGTCAGAAAAGCGAACAAAAGTATCTGGAAAAGCGAGGGATATTATTTTGCCCGTGTAATTCATCA
Coding sequences:
- a CDS encoding DUF6695 family protein, with the translated sequence MNYTGKIISLAFPDTFVRFSDEEKKSTGLLQFFGLGKNGIIKAGHAAFVLIENRTGLAEYYDFGRYITPPGKGRVRSAVTDVELEIPFEATFAADGKLANVEEFLLWLEAHPEKTHGSGRLVASVCDYIDYDKAKAYVLETQNKGSIPYSTFRKEGSNCSRIVTDTILHSTNKSKIRTPLLRNKLFTPSPLGNVEKGSMENMIYQVENGVLIEYPNSVFKENLTNYFDKKVPKLEENKNIRLPDFLKEAHFLSGIGSGAYFILKESSTVSLFEIRRYTEYGYEDFRGLFEAKSTFVYTKKYKFVYDSHCKYCHIEQEGKIIRFDLVKKLNLEQKEN